The Solanum pennellii chromosome 7, SPENNV200 DNA segment TGAAGATGAAAAGTAGTTGCATCATCATAACATTCAGGACAATAATCAACAATCTTCACCACAACATTTTTTCCAGTACATGGAtgtaacaaatatttatttgtttctccAGTACatgttatattaaatttttttccacAAATAGCACCATTATCCCATAGAGATTTAGAACCAACTTTTGCTACCATGTCACCTTGTGGTTTGGTTCCATAACACCTCGACGCTGTCAGTATATACaagttaataagaaaataagttagAGCTAGATTTATCgtaaatataagaaattaatatatggATTGAGATTTCAAATGATGTAAGAATGTTTTTGATCAAACATCAATTATCtgactttaaaaataaactacaaaaaaaaaaatcaagaattaaTAAGGGACAACTTTTGTCGTTAAACAATAAAATGTTGTTCAATAACGAACTAGCAATGGATTATAAAAGGCTCATGTTTAGCGATGAATTTCGTAATAAATTCCCTTTTTTGGTTAAACAAAAATGtgtaatgaaatttaaatagaGAAATGGATTATAAAAGGCTCACGTTTAGCAATGAATTTcgtatataatttcttttttttttgttaaaaaaaatgtgtaatgaaatttaaatagaGAAATGGATTATAAAAGGCTCGCATTTAGAGatgaatttcataaataattaaatagaggAATGAATTATAAAAGGCTCAGTTTAGCAATgaatttcaataaataatttcttttttttttgttaaaaaaaatgtgtaatgaaatttaaatagaGAAATGGATTATAAAAGGCTCACGTTTAGcgataaatttcataaataatttttcttttttaattaaaaaatgtgtaataaaatttaaatggaGGAACAAATTGAAAGTGAGAAAATACTTACGAATAAAGCTACTATTATAAAATGATCCAATTCCTGGAATAGCCAAAACTATAGAGAAAGTAgccaaaaaaacaaataataagaaaaatatatttaggaattgccatttttttttctaaaatcttttattttattttcactaATTTATCTATCTATACCAATAATCAACAAcctttttatagtttttttcatCGGCTAAAATAGGTAAATTgtgaaaagaataaaatcaattcatttattattatttgattgatAGAGTAAGTAgttaatacaaaattattttgacGATATcagaaaattaatatattttattaaggtaggttaattaattattacattcaatttatatgatatataataagAATATTTCCTGTTCATAAtttgttaatttaaattttaaaatgttaaaataaattattacatgACAATATTATATGTTGTTGCTATACAAATAtgacatacttttttttttttaaatcagaatctctttttatctttttttctcaatatttttgaGATTCATTTCTTATAGTAGgattttaaaatgttacaaaatataGCAATCAATGTATTAATAGtaattatagaaaattaatGGTGATCTATTTATATTATTCCTCACTAttacaatttattaattttcctaaattcttctactttcttttttccttagtTACGTTTCTGAAAGGAAATGTAGAAATTAATATAGTAATTATGGGATTTAAAAGGTAATTAAGTTTTATGCcaaattaatacttttttcgTTCTATATTAGAtggacattttttattttacagattaattttaaaaaatattaattaattttccaattttaccctttattcgtattaattacttaaaattaaattactacATAGAGttaatatcattttatttgGAATTAAAGTGTATggaacaaagaaaagaaaacgaaCAAATGATCAATAAACTTTATTTCCTAGAATagataaattatgaatttagaCTTATTTGAGATTAAGcgatataaataataaaaatttatataacattttatttgagattaaagcgtataaaatattaacgtgaaaaaaaaaagaagagaaagtaatatgaataaacttttattttattcatagaATTGATCaactacatatattaaattgtAGATTGATCAAATCAACAACCCTAAAGGGAATATAGTTCAAACATATACTATACTATAAACTTAATTTCTTGATGTCCTTTATTAAATCCTGAAAAtaatagaacaaaaaaaataaaaatcagtaCTATAAACATACAAATTTTCGATGAAACTTGTCACGAACGTTTATTcgttaaaaatatgaaatttctcacAGATTAGAAATTTTCGACTAGTCAAATTTCTGACGGTGGTCTATCAAAAATTTGTCTGTCTTTCATAGAAATTACTAAGATTTAAACGTTACGTTCATTTTAAAGATACTAAATATTACTTACTGAACGTAATCGATCTTGATAACACCAGCTATAGGATTCGCGATAGTCGAAAAAACTTCTTTAGATAGATCTAGGGTTCCACCACATCCAGGACAATGATCCACAATTTTCACAACCATACTCTTGCCAGTACAAGGGTGTGGCACAGGATTTGTTGGTCCAGTACATGtaacattaaatatttttccacatatttttcCATCATCCCATAAAAAATCACTAGCTGCTGCTATTATAGTACCTTGAGGTGTACTTCCATAACACGCCGATGCTATCGatcagaaaaataattttttatattatcagtGTATAAATTAAATACGAACGATCAAATGAATCGAAAGGGGAAATAAATACTTACGAACATAGTTAGTATAAAATGTTGCAGTCCCTGGTGTAGCCAAAACTATAGAGAATAAAGTTGctacaaaaacaataataacaagaataatatttttaggaattgccatttttttttttaaaaaaaataaacttttattttgttttcactACTATATCTATTTATCCTACTAGTAATCTTTTTATAGGATTTTCATTGTTAAAGTTGttagaagaattaaaaaaattcatttattattatgGACTTATGGGATAGTTagttgataaaaaattattttgactatATCTACAAATTACTATAATTTATTAAGGTTGGTTAGTAAGTTAATAATAGTTTATATTAAACTTTGTTTATTAGTCCAAACATATGATATagggaaattttttaaaatgtcaatagttttaatatataataagacCCATTATCAACAccttcaatatttagtaaaaatatcaaaattttaattcattatgtatcttatttaagTTATTATGTATCAATATATGCCGATTATGTTTGAAATTTATTGGGCCAAATCAAGCTTAACCCAATAGTTTGATGGGCCAAAAGACATAAAGTCTAATCCATTATTATGTGGGCTATAAGTTACGCCGGACCATTTACAAGATGAGATATTATCATATACAAATATCTTTATTATAATcgtgaaaaataataatcttttttaacataaaatttctATCAAACTAGATATTATTGACATGATATTGGcaaacaatttgaaaaattaataaacaaatttaacaattaatgaGTAACAATCTGACTAGCttagtaaaaatattaacttGTAATATGAACTTTAAATcttacaaataataaaatacaaatatcaaattGTAAATTCATCAAATCATTTTCCCAAGGGAATATAATTCAACATGTACTATAGTATAAAATTGATTTCTTGATATCATCATCAAATCCTGAAAATCATAGaacaaaaatcataaaacaTGTCATCAAGTATTTACTATAccaaaaacacaaaataaatataaaaatcattcaATTGGAGGGATTTATTTAGTGACAGATAAAATGTGTAAAAGATCAGAGTTCAactaaattcaatattttcttaagatATTCAAACATTTGCATGTTTTTCATAGTGATCAAACATTTCCGTAACACGCTGAGGCTATCGatcagaaaaataatttttataatgtcAGTATATATAACTCAAGTTATGAATGAGACTACTGAATTAGATAAGATAAATGATGTGAtgtattaacaaaaaaaaaccatGTTAGCTATTGACTATTTAGCGATACGTCAacaatgattttaattttaattagtaaatttataaaatacttaCGAACGTATTTTGTATAAAATGTTGCAGTCCCTGGTGTAGCCAAAGTTAAGGAGAACAAAGTTGCCACAAAAACAATAATGAGAATAAGATTATTTTTAGGAGttattgtcatttttttatttcaaaaagttttattttatttcagaaatatatatttatcaattcaaCTAGTAATTCAATGCctttttataatgttttaattgGCTAAAATTTGTTAACTAATTTACTAGAATTAAGGCAGTTCATTAATTGTGTGTGCTTTTTATGTCTTTactatattcatatatatgcatTTATACATAGTAAAATATAGAGAATTATCCGTGccttttagttttatttttaagcaTATATCATATACTATTAGATTGATATGAGATTAATCGATATAAGTAGTGAGAATTTGTATAGTTACCTTATTTAGAATTAAATCATATATACtattgataattaaaaaaagggcaactttcacatatagtaaataaaaaactcatattgatatgttatagcaaagtttgcataattgcgctccacaGCAAACatataactgtataattcgctatacatatacaactgtataattcgctggcctaaattgtataattcgttggcctcgTTATACGtatacaattgtatgattcgctggcctaaactgtataattcgctggcgtATTttgctgcaattgtataatttgctggcctatttcactgcaattgtataatgggtaattaaataattcactggcctatttcgctgcaatatgtgtataaaatttgcttggcatacaattgaattgaaggataatgtttgtatattgtataattataagtgtataggaagaagatatatgtttttctctcgtttatacaaaaacagaaacacaatttatacacttctgttgtataaagcgagagaaaattgtatttcactgcaattgtataattcgttggcctttttcgctgcagtatttgtataaaatttgcatttgtatacaattgaatcgaaataaaatatttgtaaattgtataattaagtgtatagcacgaagatatatgtttttacatgtgtatatacattttctctcgctttatgcagaacagaaacacaatttatacaattttgttgtataaaagcgagagaggcgagcataGGGAGAGTGGCGGGAGAGTGGCGAACGAGAGTTTTGAgagagaggcgactgacaaTTATAAAACAATGTATTCAGGCTATATACAATCAAACCTCGTTATATTGATAAACAATATACTCACTCTATATACAATCAAACCTCATTATAGTGataatattcatttaaaaatttcataatttttttttaattgtgaaGTGTTGATATTATGTTTATACATGACATATTTAATCTTACAAGATATTGTTACAcactatataaatatgatttttatagaaatgtaattttaaaaagagtACTCACTATAATGAATATCATCACTACTATTATAGGTAGAAATATgtcatagaaaataaaaaatatactatgaaaatttgattttggAGAAAATTAATCACTATACTGAAATATTGTTCTAATGAAACAACTGTTATAATGAGAATGATAACTATAATGA contains these protein-coding regions:
- the LOC107025704 gene encoding putative EG45-like domain containing protein 1, which produces MAIPKNIILVIIVFVATLFSIVLATPGTATFYTNYVPSACYGSTPQGTIIAAASDFLWDDGKICGKIFNVTCTGPTNPVPHPCTGKSMVVKIVDHCPGCGGTLDLSKEVFSTIANPIAGVIKIDYVQI